ttcTGCCAAACCTACTTATGATCAATGATTCTTTGTAAATTGGCAGCGGCTTAGATCTGTCCAGTTACGTAGTTGGCTGTTACTTAGCAAGTATGCTAAGTCCAGTTGGGTTTATTAGTCATCATAATAGTAAAACTGACTTCTTGTGCAACTAAAACCACACACACTCACCAATCTCTACAGATGGCATATACATTTCTTAATAGCCAAGATGGgtagggatgcaacaccatgttctaagtgtccctagcttctgagtgccagaagctgggactgaacaggagatggatcacttgatgattgcctgttctgttcattccctctgaagcacctgacactggccacagtcggaagacaggatactgggctagatggaccattggtctgacctagtatgaccattcttatgttcttaataaacAGCAATAACCAATTTTATCACAGACATAAGCCAATGCAAGTCATTGGTAAGCTCATATTTCTAGCCTTGTAAAGAGTTTTATGAATTAAAAGCAACAAAATAAGATATACTGCAGTTTCCTGAGGGCAGGAATTAGAAAGCCCTGCCATATTACAACAGACACGGATTTAAGAAAAGCTTCAAATTTTCCCCCACTAGATGGCGTATCTCAATTACTAATCTGCACTGGAATTCAACCTTTTAAAAAGCAAGATCTTTCCTCCCTTTGCTACAATTTTCCATCATGTTTGCTTTCCACTTTAAAGCCAGAcagctaaaaaaaaaaggaaaaaaaaaggataattttAGCTAAAAATACACCATCTGCCTGTGAAAAATCTAGCTTGATTCTGTCACATCACAACAAACCAGGTTAATATCCAGCATTGTAGCAGATGGTTTCTTTATATAAATATGCCCATCTCCCCATAGTGACTCTTCTTCAGCTGCTTCCTGAAACTGCTGGCACTGCTTTACCTTGTTTCCTAGGTGATGACTGTCTCTTACACTCAGCTGAGACATTATGCAGCTGGAATGGATTTTAGAATTTGCTATCTCCTGCCCATGACTGCTTCCAATCACTACAAGGGATGCTGTGGTGGACAGGCATTTCTGTGCCAAAGAACAGCAACAGATGGATGTTAATACATTAGCTTACAACTGCCCTTTCACTCCAGATGATCAAGTTTGTGGAGGAGTTCTGAACCCAACCAAATAAATATAGTTGCAAGCTTCAGGATTGTAAACTAGAGAGCTAAGGGATGAAACTGGATCTACTGGCAACGTTCAGTGAAGTTCTGCTAACATGGATTGGGACAAACATTTAAGTGTGGCTACTTTGAAAAGGGACTCTCTAAAAATGGCATCGAGGGCTCCATTCtccatatcagaggggtagccgtgttagtctggatctgtaaaagcagcaaagtatcctgtggcaccttatagactaacagacgttttggagcatgagcttttgtgggtgaatacccacttcgtcagatgcatgtaatggaaatgtccaggggcaggtatatatatgcaggcaagctagagataatgaggtatgttcaatcagggaggatgaggccctgttctagcagttgaggtgtgaaaactaagggaggagaaactggttttgtagttggcaagccattcacagtctcacAGTCaggctgagctgatggtgtcaaatttgcagatgaactgaagctcagcagtttctctttgaagtctggtcctgaagcttttttgctgcaggatggacaCCTTaagctatagtgtggccagggaggttgaagtgttctcctacaggtttttgtatattgccatttctaatattattaattttatttctcattatctctagcttgcctgcatatatatacctgcccctggacatttccactacgtgcatctgacgaagtgggtattcacccacgaaagctcatgctccaaaacgtctgttagtctataaggtgccacaggatactttGCTACTTCTACATTCTCCATATCAAGTGTTCTCAATTTACAAGTAGAAAGATATTTCTCTCCCTGCCAACCCCAGAAACTCAGGTTGGGCAGAAATTTGAGCTGCATGCTTTGCTTCTTGTGCACTATTAAAAGAAATAATAGGCTCTGAATGCCAAATTAGGTTTTTGGCACAGTGGCGCCCGTGCAGTCTCATTGCCTTCAGGAGTTTATTTGCATCAGTGCTTCGAACTAGACAATGATGCTGAGAAAGAAGAGAATTGAGCTCACTTCCTTTTGGCACTGCAAGAAGTTTCAATTTTGGCCATCTGCTTACCTAAAGATGACTCATCTATGTTCACTGCAACCCAGTGTGTTATCGTGACTAAAGTTATAAGCAACACCCTGGTGTGTTCAGCCATTGGGATCATTCAGTCATCTGGACATTCTGACATCACAACAGAGCCTCTCATAGAGCACCCTATTGTCAATGTGTTAGGAGCAGAGAGAGACGGAAAACAGGTCGAGATTATTGAAATGCAGAATAAAACAAAGTGATGTGCTTAGGAAACTCCAAGTTGTGAGATGCAAATCGACAGCGCAGGAGCCCAGCGTAATCCATTAAAGATCAGTCACACTCTGCCCCAGCAGAATGTCTCAAGTCTATGGGAGAAAATGAGGAACCTGTGGGTAGTGCAGTCTACAGACTGACTTTTTCCAGCTGCCAGCAAGGATGCTTGTAACGGGTTCTGATTCCCGACAACAGTCAACTGAAGTTAATATGATTTAAGTGTTATCCTGAATCAGAGCCATCATGAAGACATCTGCCTACAGGAGGCAGTGGGGCCCAGTGAATAGGgtgctggattgggactcaggggACCTGGATTCTGCCATTGATCTGTTGGGTGACCTTCAACAAGTCACTCCACCTGTTCCgtagtttccccatgtgtaaaatgtaaAGCACGTTGAGCCATAGCCATTTTTGTTAGAACAAAAGAACTGAAGCCAGCATCTCATTTTACATGGACCACTTTACAATCAGATGTCAAATTACCCTCAAGTTACTACTGATCTTGGCTGGATTTAAATTGATGATCCTGATGTGAAAGGCTTTGTGTCTCATGAACTAGCCAATCATTGTCATCTGCTATCCCTTTTTGGCAATGTCTCATTTTAAGTGTTGTGGCTATGAAGGCAACTACTTCAATTTACAGTTTTCTACAGCTTGCCCAAATTTGTGCACAGTGATATTTCTAAAACAGATACCAGACTGTATGAAAACATGTAAGATTACATTTATCTGAAAAATCTTTGACGAAGCCAACTGTTGTATTACAAATACTCTGCAAATTAAACTGTACTCTCCTGCTTTGGTATTATTATGCACTCAGACTGGCCCAATTATAATCCACTTCTGTTCTGCTTTCCAATAAAGTGGAAAGAACTACAGTACTAAAGACAGTGACAGTCAACCTAGCCCATGAACTCTGCAGGGGAAGATCAATACAGGTTTACTCAGAGCATGCTACATGTGCACAAAGCATATTAGCTAAACCCAACACATCTGGTAAATTGTCAATAAAAAACACCTTTCCCCAGCCAGATTCCAAATGTTAGAAGCCTGACAAAGAAAAGTCTTTATTTTGATTTTGCTACTAGAAaaagaacataacataaaaacaatttcatttcttGTACGTTTTTACATATAAAAGAAGGCACCTTTGTACACGTGAGCTTGTCTTACAACATTTCAGTATAAATAGTGGAAAATCAGACGATAATAAGCATAATTCCATCTAGAGTCTGCAGGCAACACGTGTAGGAAACCATCCCAAATCGTTATTCAATAGATAGTTTGACATAATAAAACAATGTGCTCGTATTTGCTCCTATTTCAGTTCACAGTTTGGATGTACCTGATTTGTTTTAAAGCAAAACACATAAAAACATGATACTCCACCAGGGTATGGGGGTACATTCTTTTCTATCACAAGACATACATATACTGCACTACTGCAGCACAGAAAAAGGTTCGCTCTGGCTTTAAAGATAATTAAAACATTGAAAACACTTTAAAGAAATGATAATTAACACCTGCAGTTCAGATTCAACGAACTTCAGTCAGAgcaaagcatttttcttctataaGCCAatgctgagattaccaccccaaTTCTGTGACTGGATGGGAGATGCCAGCCACCACCATTTTAGCAGCCTTCTAGGTCTAGCGTTTGCATACTACGATAGCAGGAGCAATGCAGCTGTGCACATTTTGTCCACCTGTTGCAATAAGGTTACGCGAGGCATGTGTCAGACTTGTATGTGAATAAATGACTCAATAATTAGCATAAAGTTGTAGCAGGGAATGAAGAAAAGTTTGAGAAGATATTTAACTTCTCAGCAGATGTCCCTTCATTCTTGCAACCTTTACAGTACATGAGCAGACTctggataaaattttcaagagtgcctaTGTGACTTTGGAGCTTAAGTCACTCTTAAAAGTGGAACCTAGGAGCCTAAGTCActacagtgactctgaaaatttTCCCCCGTGATAGTTGGTGTGAGAAACATCGCTCCTTTAATGCTTTATGATCTTGatttcagttttcaatacacAGTTGCTTAATTGCACAGCAAGTCAGTTTAAGATAATATAGTAATATAATtctagattcacaaaagccaaAATAATATTTGTATCTGCCTACTGCATTTACTGAACTTTATAATTAGCTGCACTGACTAGTAATTGTTATGTTAGTTAAATAAAAGATCACAGTTGTCAAAATAAAATTCCCTTCATTGTAAAGtgaacacacacaacacactcggAAAAGGTTTACTCTCCATACCGTATTTCTGCTCTTAGCTCATGTGAAAGATAGTTTATTAACACTGctgccaacttctgttggagggCGGCATTTCCCATTACAAGTGCAGTCAACTGTGCAGCATCAGTCCAGTCTAAGTTCCTGATAATAGCTACGGCATCATCATAGAGCTTCTGCTGCTCAGCAGGAGGCAGTTCCAGTATAATCTGAGGGACTGGCTTAAACTGTCCAGCAGACATCCAAGCACCAAATAAACCACCAACTGCACCCCCTAGAAAATCAATAAAGATGTAATTAGTCAGTCTccacttttttattattaaatttcaAATCCTACCCAACAATAACCAGGCTTCAAACAACAACACTGGTGCTGCTGTCTCTATCAGAAGTCAATGAAAATAGTTGGGAGGTCAAGGCACATTTACTTTAATGGTTATATATAAAACTAGTTAAAGCCAGAAAGAGTTTCCATGATTTTAAGTCAGCTCCCATCGCAAAAACAATTTTTAACGCAATCAGTACTAATAATTTAAAACCCTAAATCAGTGAAAAACAAATCATCCCTTATGGCATTGACTAGTCTCTTCAGAAGACAGAAGATCACAGATTCTGGataagacagattttttttaaatcaagcccTCTGGTCAAGGAAACCATGAGACAAATCATATGTTGGTGGCCAAAGTTAACTTACTTCTCTCTCATTACAAATCCACAGCACAGTACATGTTTTCTGCCTCTGTTAAATAGGGCTTATTACTCTTGTTCCTTCGTAAAGTCCCTGTATAGCTGGTGCTTATATGATGGGAAACAAACCCAGCAGTTTAGGGAGTACTGATTTAGAGAGAGTCACCCTATTGATCACTGAATCAGCACTCTCTCACTGGTCAGGCAGTACCCTGGATTCCAAAACATGCTCTTATCTTTTGTACAGAGCTGATCCATCCCATCCCAAgaatcctgggggtgggggatcctATGTGGCTGTCAAGGTGGTCACTGCGCCTACCCCAGGGAGAAGTTTCAATAATAAGTTATATAATGGGTGCTCCCTTTCAAAAGAGAATtaattccaagctgtaaagtaaTTTTCTAATATAAAACAACAAATGTAAAGTCCTGAATAATTTACACTGCCACCAGGAGTGTCCTGATTAGCTTAACTGTCTCAGGTTTGCAAGCTGGGTTCCAGAACCACACCCCTCAGCTTCCAGAACCTCACACTAGGGACTGTTCCTAGAACATCATTTATATATGCATTTCAcacaagaaacattttttaatttgcaaattttACTGAGCTTGCAACTCTTCCGGTGATGCTAGTGAAGAGCTTGAAAGCCTATAATGGCTGCATTCATCTGCATCAAACCTTTATGAGAACATCAATACCTGATTTAGGGAGCACCACATGTAAGAAATCAGATGTGGCTCTTAGAATAGCAGGTTTCTTACACAATCATTTGGTTTTCTTCAGTTAACATTCACCAATCCACTCCCCTCAAAAGGATCCAAGCAACTGATCTAGGCATTGGAAAGCAAGATAAACTGCACATTTCTCAGGGGGCAGATACAGCACGGGAACTCATCATATGACTTCCTTAAAGCCAGGGATAATGAGAACCCTCCTATTCAGTTTACAGTAAAAGAGTAACACAGCCAAGGACCCATCTACACCACAGTCAGTGCATATCCCTGCTAAAACTTAATTAAAAGTGCATCCATAACCAAGCTAACACTTTAGAATGTTCAGGACAAGCGTCAGTTCAGTCACTTACTTCTACAGTGTAAGAATCTAGATAAAATCAGAGTCCTCTGACTCAGGTACAGTTGTATACAGACAGGGATGCACACAAGCACTCAGTCTCCCTTCCCAACAAAGCACTTGTTGCATTGTCCCTAGCAGCAATGGCAGGAAGACAGTCACTTAAACTGGGGTACATAGGACAATGCACTTTTTAGTTTTAAGGTAGCTGTCCCTTTTTATCTTATTCGTGGCTTTAACAGGTTGGTTTAATTTGGTGATTTCTATAATTCCAGTTATTTAAGTATACGGACAGCTACATTCATCTGAGTATCTCCTACTGGTCTGGATATTATAAATTTCTTACAACCATTTGGTTTTACCTATTTCTTACTAGACAGTTTAGTAGCATCTTTGTAACAAGACTTTTTTTCTGATAATTAATTAAGATGCGTGTTTGTAATGCTGGTAGCTTTACAGTTTCTCTTTGTATCTCCGGCTGTGCTGTTAcatgtttattttgtatttctacAATGCCCTTTTGTGGCGTTAAAGCAAGTTTATGAATGAAGTCACTCAGGCCCCAATTATTCAAACACACGAGCAGATGTACAACTTTACTCATGTAAGTATTCCCATTGAGGGGTATGGGACTGCTCATGGGAGTAAACTTACATGCGTGGCTCAAGTGTTTGAAGGAATAGGGCACAAGTGACACCAGTTGTAATCTAGCTTTAATGCCACAAAAGGTTATTAATAAAGGAGATATCTGGAATTTTCTCTTCCGTATCTCTCATTACTACTAAGCTCAGGGCtttaatatatcatttttgttatACAAAGAAACGCTAATTGACAGGGAACATGGTACTCTGAAAAAACTAAATACATCCAGCATGCCAAGCAGCACActacaaaattttaaataaaccttACTGTCAGAAGGATATTTTTATTAAGGAAGGATCCTCACTCCCCTTGATATGTGGAGACTGGGAAGATTTCTTCCCCCTCACTTTATACCCAAATGAAATAAATTTCTTTAAGGGGTAAAATTGGGAGCTTCCAACCCATTTTTCTCTATCTACCAAAGGTCTGTTGGAAATGATCTAACAATAGTTCCTTCAGGGGGCTCCATATCAGCCATGAATTTAAGCCAAAGCATTCGGCTCAGAGTATCTTTTCATTCTCAGAAAAGTATTATGAAAACTTGCTTTACGTTCTATTTAAACCACATCACGCATCAATTCTTTAATTCCTTAGTTCAACAGCTCATCTTACTATGAGCCAAACCATCTTTCCTTATATGGTAGAGTATTTACCTATAGCTATTCCAGGTGGACCCCCCATTAAACCCCCGAGAAATGCTGTTGCACCCGCTACTAGCGCTCCTTGTCCAGCATgcttgatagcagccttcatcttcctctcctcagaGATACGGCACAATAGGTGTATCACATCATTAACGTCGATCGGCATCTTGGCTAGTTAGGGCCCTGAAAAGAAATTTTAAGATCAAGTTTATAAAAAAGGATCAGTTCTTGGAATAACATTTCTTCTTCCAAAAGAAAGCAGAGACCAAAAGTTTTCCATGTAGCCAATGAAGCAAATGAAACAGGAAAGTAGGTGACAGGTGTTGCATACTTCCAAATGTATTTGGTTTTGTGCAGGTTTTTAATCTGGTCACAATCACagcaatgaaacatttttaaatgttctgcCTATTTGCACAGTGTTGTCTTTAGCCTTGAACAACTGTCACGTCCATTCAGTGTTGCGAACAGCTACATGTGAAAAAAGAAACAGCCAATGACTCAGTCTTACATCAAGATATGATTAGCAGATTATAATTTACGTCTATTCTTgatccttaattctggcattttctaacttcacAACACTAATAGCATACTTTTCAATGAAGAGTTGTGTGTATGTAACATACATTTAACAAGTCAATTCCTTATGTTCTTGTAAAGGCAGGCCCTTAGATGAAGACGTGAAAGTAACGAGTGTCAGAGAGAAGTGAGTTTTTTTCACCTTAACTTTAAATTTGAAAGCCATTTCCTAAAGAAGAATTCAATCTCTTTCTGTAACACTTAAAAGGGCAACAACAAATGTTCATATTGTGCTAGTACACAAGAGCCCCAGTCAGGGGATTTGACCTTATTGAgttctcactcactcactcatgcccgtcaccccaatcggggtatgggctgccaaccacacatctccagagtcctctatcctgggccattcgctctaactggttccaggtatagcccattttttgctatcagcctgaaggtcgcgtcaccaggtgtttcttggacggcctcttttccgcttgccttgggggttccaccgcagtgcctgtctggtgatgttagttggctgcttacgtagtgtatgtcctatccaaccccaccttctccttctgatttcttcctctgctgggagctgATAGGTCCtttccaagaggtggatgttactgatggtgtctggccagcggatctggagaatccgtctgaggcagctattaatgaaggtctggatcttcctgatggtgttttggttgtcctccaggtttcagctccatacagtaggactgatttcacattggagttgaacagtcgaatttgtGCCgtaaaaacagaacaacaaaaaacagtCACTGCCCCAAAGCATCTTACAACCTCGGTGTTGATTCACTGAGCTGCCTCATCCAGGCCATGAGTGAGGACGTGTGTGAAAAGGAGCCTCCAGAGCGGCAGGAGGATGCCTGCGGTGAAAGAGGTAGATGTGGGGGTGGGTGATGTGGAACTGACAGGGGGTTAGGGAGTAGGTGAGATATGAGGCAGAAATTAATATCAGGCCAGGAAGGTACAGAAATGACATGGGTTGGAGTGTGCGCCTAATTAATCGACATGGGTGAGGGCCAAGGGCAGATGTAGGGCTCAGGGT
This Gopherus evgoodei ecotype Sinaloan lineage chromosome 12, rGopEvg1_v1.p, whole genome shotgun sequence DNA region includes the following protein-coding sequences:
- the C12H19orf12 gene encoding protein C19orf12 homolog isoform X2, with product MPIDVNDVIHLLCRISEERKMKAAIKHAGQGALVAGATAFLGGLMGGPPGIAIGGAVGGLFGAWMSAGQFKPVPQIILELPPAEQQKLYDDAVAIIRNLDWTDAAQLTALVMGNAALQQKLAAVLINYLSHELRAEIRYGE
- the C12H19orf12 gene encoding protein C19orf12 homolog isoform X1 — encoded protein: MPIDVNDVIHLLCRISEERKMKAAIKHAGQGALVAGATAFLGGLMGGPPGIAIGGAVGGLFGAWMSAGQFKPVPQIILELPPAEQQKLYDDAVAIIRNLDWTDAAQLTALVMGNAALQQKLAAVLINYLSHELRAEIRLLTSCLNGGPQNCA